One window of the Pyrus communis chromosome 17, drPyrComm1.1, whole genome shotgun sequence genome contains the following:
- the LOC137722348 gene encoding receptor-like protein kinase FERONIA: protein MIMNTAGFIAVFIFVFLSIHLVFAANYVPSDKIFLNCGGPAETTDSNGVKWTSDVGSKFASGGNSSTTSPAATQDPAVPEVPFMTARVFRSQFTYKFPVASGRKFIRLYFYPASYAGLNVSNAVFTVTAQSYTILKNFSVAQTTEALDYVFITKEFIVNVEGETLAVSFTPSSRVANAFAFVNGIEIVSMPDIYSATDGTTMIVGQSTPFYIDNSTALENVYRINVGGNDISPPDDTGLFRSWYDDTQYLIGAAYGVPETTDPNMTISYPRGMPTYIAPEDVYSTARSMGPNQRINLNYNLTWIFSIDSGFSYLVRLHFCEVAQNITKVNQRVFDIFLNNQTAMAGADVVAWAGGNGIPVYKDYVVFVPNGTPQVDLWLQLHPDTSDLPNYYDSILNGIEIFKINDTTGNLGGPNPLPLPKQDTIDPTKARPSSGHGKRKSGQTAIIAGGVGGGIALALVLGFLAICVSHRRRQGKDASSSDGPSGWLPLSLYGNSHSAGSAKTNTTGSYTSSLPSNLCRHFSFAEIKSATNNFDEALLLGVGGFGKVYKGEIDGGTTQVAIKRGSALSDQGVHEFQTEIEMLSKLRHRHLVSLIGYCEENCEMILVYDYMAYGTLREHLYKTQKPPLPWKQRLEICIGAARGLHYLHTGAKHTIIHRDVKTTNILLDEKWVAKVSDFGLSKTGPTLDNTHVSTVVKGSFGYLDPEYFRRQQLTEKSDVYSFGVVLFEILCARPALNPTLPKEQVSLAEWAAHCHKKGILEHILDPHLKGKITPECFKKFAETAMKCVSDQSIDRPSMGDVLWNLEFALQLQESAEESGEGIGGGMDIEEEPFMDSRGKKDPEAMPRYDGNVTDSRSTGMSMSIGGRSLASDDSDGLTPSAVFSQIMNPKGR, encoded by the coding sequence ATGATTATGAACACTGCTGGGTTTATAGCTGTGTTCATCTTTGTATTTCTTTCAATCCATCTTGTTTTTGCTGCTAATTATGTCCCATCTGATAAAATCTTCCTAAATTGCGGCGGTCCTGCCGAAACGACGGATTCCAATGGCGTGAAATGGACATCGGATGTGGGATCTAAGTTCGCATCCGGTGGAAATTCCTCCACCACTTCCCCCGCCGCCACTCAGGATCCTGCAGTCCCTGAAGTTCCCTTCATGACTGCGAGGGTCTTCCGCTCCCAATTCACCTACAAATTCCCAGTTGCATCCGGTCGAAAATTCATCCGTCTTTACTTTTACCCTGCTTCCTATGCCGGGCTTAATGTCTCCAATGCTGTTTTTACTGTCACTGCTCAGTCCTATACTATTCTGAAGAACTTCAGTGTTGCTCAGACAACTGAGGCTCTGGATTATGTTTTTATTACTAAGGAGTTTATTGTCAATGTCGAGGGTGAGACGTTGGCCGTTTCGTTTACACCCTCTTCCAGGGTTGCGAATGCATTTGCATTTGTGAATGGGATTGAGATTGTGTCAATGCCTGATATTTACAGTGCCACTGATGGTACTACCATGATTGTCGGTCAGTCGACTCCTTTCTACATTGATAATAGCACTGCTCTTGAGAATGTTTATCGGATAAATGTGGGTGGGAATGATATCTCGCCGCCAGATGATACGGGTTTGTTTAGGTCCTGGTACGATGACACTCAGTATCTCATAGGGGCAGCATATGGGGTTCCCGAAACTACTGATCCAAACATGACGATTAGTTACCCTCGAGGCATGCCTACATATATTGCACCAGAGGATGTCTATTCCACTGCCAGATCAATGGGGCCAAATCAAAGAATCAACCTCAATTACAATTTGACTTGGATTTTCTCAATCGACTCTGGATTCTCATACCTGGTTAGGCTACATTTCTGTGAGGTTGCCCAAAATATAACCAAGGTTAATCAACGAGTGTTTGATATCTTTCTCAACAATCAAACTGCTATGGCTGGAGCTGATGTTGTTGCCTGGGCCGGAGGCAATGGAATTCCAGTGTACAAGGATTATGTGGTGTTTGTTCCAAATGGGACTCCACAGGTGGATCTTTGGCTTCAACTCCATCCAGACACTTCTGATTTGCCAAATTACTATGATTCGATCCTCAATGGAATTGAGATATTCAAGATTAATGATACAACCGGTAACCTTGGAGGGCCtaatcctcttcctcttcctaagCAGGATACCATTGATCCAACCAAAGCTAGACCATCATCAGGTCATGGCAAGCGAAAGAGTGGTCAAACAGCAATTATTGCTGGGGGAGTTGGTGGTGGAATTGCCTTAGCCCTCGTCCTTGGTTTCTTGGCTATTTGTGTGTCACACCGCCGCAGACAAGGGAAGGACGCAAGTTCAAGTGATGGTCCATCTGGCTGGCTTCCTCTTTCTTTATATGGAAATTCACACTCAGCAGGTTCTGCAAAGACAAACACAACAGGAAGTTACACTTCCTCCCTTCCTTCAAACCTTTGTCGACATTTCTCGTTTGCTGAGATCAAATCTGCCACCAACAACTTTGATGAGGCTCTACTCCTCGGGGTTGGAGGTTTTGGAAAGGTTTACAAGGGTGAAATTGATGGTGGAACAACCCAAGTAGCAATCAAGCGTGGAAGCGCACTCTCTGACCAAGGTGTGCATGAATTCCAAACTGAGATTGAAATGCTTTCGAAACTTCGCCATCGTCATCTTGTTTCTCTGATTGGCTATTGTGAAGAGAACTGTGAAATGATCCTTGTTTATGATTACATGGCTTATGGAACCCTGCGTGAGCATCTGTACAAGACTCAAAAGCCCCCTCTACCCTGGAAGCAAAGGCTTGAGATTTGTATTGGAGCTGCTCGCGGTTTGCACTATCTTCACACTGGTGCCAAGCACACAATCATTCACCGAGATGTGAAGACAACCAATATTCTTTTAGACGAGAAGTGGGTTGCAAAGGTTTCAGATTTTGGGCTGTCAAAAACAGGTCCTACATTGGACAACACGCACGTCAGCACTGTCGTGAAAGGTAGCTTTGGATATTTGGATCCAGAGTACTTCAGGCGACAACAACTGACCGAAAAATCTGATGTCTACTCTTTTGGGGTTGTTCTCTTTGAAATCTTATGTGCTCGCCCAGCCTTGAACCCAACGCTTCCAAAGGAGCAAGTGAGCTTAGCAGAGTGGGCTGCACATTGCCACAAGAAAGGCATTCTTGAGCACATCCTTGACCCTCATCTCAAGGGCAAGATAACACCAGAATGCTTCAAGAAGTTTGCTGAGACAGCAATGAAATGCGTGTCGGACCAAAGCATCGACAGGCCATCAATGGGAGATGTGCTCTGGAACCTCGAGTTCGCCTTGCAGCTACAGGAGAGTGCAGAAGAGAGTGGCGAGGGTATCGGCGGAGGAATGGACATCGAGGAAGAGCCTTTCATGGACAGTAGAGGGAAGAAGGACCCCGAAGCAATGCCCCGCTACGATGGTAATGTAACAGACTCAAGGAGCACTGGAATGAGCATGAGCATAGGCGGCCGGAGCCTGGCCAGCGACGACTCCGACGGATTGACGCCAAGTGCCGTGTTCTCACAAATCATGAACCCTAAAGGACGTTAG
- the LOC137722799 gene encoding thioredoxin H-type-like has product MGACGSKPKTKEDDSEDKLEFAGANVHLITTTEIWDQKMEEAKRDGKIVIANFSATWCGPCKMIAPLYRELSEQYPSLMFLVVDVDELTDFSTSWDIKATPTFFFLRDGQQIDKLVGANKPELQKKIVAVVDSIPACEK; this is encoded by the exons ATGGGAGCTTGCGGGAGTAAG CCTAAAACTAAAGAAGACGATTCTGAAGATAAACTTGAGTTTGCTGGTGCCAATGTGCACCTCATCACCACTACGGAAATTTGGGATCAAAAGATGGAAGAAGCAAAAAGGGACGGCAAAATT GTGATTGCAAACTTCAGTGCAACATGGTGTGGTCCTTGCAAAATGATTGCACCACTATACCGCGAGTTATCCGAGCAATACCCTTCTCTGATGTTCCTTGTGGTTGACGTTGATGAATTGACT GACTTCAGCACTTCATGGGACATCAAAGCCACTcccactttcttcttccttcgggATGGGCAGCAAATCGACAAGCTAGTTGGCGCCAACAAGCCAGAGTTGCAGAAGAAGATAGTTGCTGTTGTAGATTCAATTCCAGCGTGTGAAAAATAA